A region of the Vidua chalybeata isolate OUT-0048 chromosome 7, bVidCha1 merged haplotype, whole genome shotgun sequence genome:
GAAAAAGGCAAGTGCCCTCTTAGTCCATCACTTAGCATCAAGTATATTTACTTGAAGGAATCAGGTCTCTCTCCACACTTGCAGAGAGCTGAAGCTGTTCCAGAATTGCCTGAAGGGCAGAGCAAATCTGTGACTTGCAGGACATTTGTCTCAGGGTGGGGAAggactgcaaaataaaatgttctccTTGCAATGGAAGGTTTAATCAAAGAAATGGAGAAGGGTCACAGAGCAAATTCCTGAAACTAGACTCATgagttataaataaatattcctcAGTGTGAACAGAGGTCCCTTCAATAACACCCACTGCTCATTCCAGGCTGCAGTGTGATGCACTCAGGCTCTCTGGCCCCACAACTCAATTCTTCTGCAGCAccttccctgcatcccacacTGAGCTCCTTCCATGAAGAGGAGGTAAGactgagcacagggagggaAATCCACCATCCCAACCCGAACACAAAGGCTTGCTCCCAAGATGTGTCCATCAGATGATTGAAGGCCAGGAGAGCGAGTCAGGGGCAAAGCTCTCCAAATTCTTATGCAAGATTGTCTGCAGTGAAGCCAAAGGGAGGTGTGTAACCTCATACTGATGAATGCCGACGTCCTGGGATAAGGTTTCCTTTAGGGAGACATTGAGGTTTTCAGGGGTGCTGCACTGGCTTCTCActgctttctttgctttgtAAATTCCAGATGCCAGAGCAGCGCTGCTCTTtgcctggggcagagggagaggaacAGCCCAGTCTGAAGCTCTAATCTATGGGTCCTGCCCGGCTGCAGGCACCATCTCCAGGGCTGCTTCTGCACCCGGGTAAGCACTGGGGAGGAAACAAAAGGGGAGCATGACAGCCTCATTCACTTGCTAATAGGCTACTGGAAGAAAGACATCAAATCTACAATTACCATGCAAGGACACAGTCCAGCTTGCTaagaacagaggaaaagcaagaatggcaaaggagaggaaatggatTAGGTTTTCCACAAGCACCCTAAAATCCACGCTTCCTACTCAACTGGAGCCCCGGGAGGttgagcagggctgtgacacCAAACTGTTGAACACGAAACAAGCACTTCTTTTTGGCTCTGGttagaaaaatcctttcttgCAGAGCTGCCATAGTTCATGTGCTTAGAGCAACAGTGTACAAAAAgaagggttggggttttttgggaaggaaggtggaaaaaaaaagagcacaaacCCTGCACTGGGAAAGCCACACCGATGAGCTTGTTAACATTTGAAGAGACTGCTTGGCATAATTCCTTACACAGATTCCTGCCAAGAATTTGCAAGAGGAAAGTATATTTAGCAATCCAAGGCATGCCAAAGCCttgacaagagaaaaaaaaaacacgttTTTGAATATGTGGAATAGCAATTAGACATTTTCTAAGCAgccattttcaaaatgcatcCAGGCATTTAATAAGGGCACCTGAGGCATATCCACAACTCTGCCACACTCCATGGCTCAAAAGACATCCGCTGAGATCAAATACTCGGAGGAAGGATGTGTTACCGATGGCAACTGCCCACTTCCAGAGCACTGGGGCCAGTTTCAAGCAGGCATCTCAAGCCGTTGGAAATACACAACCTCATGCcactgcaaataattttgtagCATCCTTCAAGGAGCCATTTCTCCAAGGAAAGCTGGGAGCCCCTCTGCATAGCTGGGTAGCAGAGAGATGTTACCCATCCGCTTCATTCACAggagctgggccagctctgTGATGCAATTTTTCCCCAAGTGGAGCTGCTGAAAATCCAGGTAGGATGAGCAGCAGGTGGAAGCTAGGATAATACATAAAATCAGATGGTGACTTGCAGCTGGTTAAAGTGGTGCTCACATCATTCTCTAAATCTGGCTGCTTCTCTTGTTATCCAGTGTTTGGAGCTGCATGCAAAGCCAGCAATAAACTTCATCACTAAATCTCCTTTCTTTATAGGAAGAGACCTAGAAGATAGTCCCAAGACAGGGTTAGTCTGCACGGGGAAGGTCACTCACCTGCATCAGTCACTCTTGCTTCTGAAGTGCCATCTCCTTGCGATGCAGCATGGAGGAAGGAGCTTAGGAAGGCCATGAGCAACTCTTGGTTGTTCTCAAGGAGGAAAGCAGTTGACCGTACAAGAGCAAAACATTTAATGGTTATGAAAGTTAGAAATCACACTGGAATATGCTCCTTAAAACATGGTGCCCATTGCTTATAACTGCCAGGCTGTGTTACAGTCAAATTCCTAAGACACCAAGCCAAAAGGGAGCACCTGCAGACAGGCTGAGTTCACACTACCTTTAAGTCAGGACATGCAGAAAGGGCAACCAACATTTGTGGCTGAGGTTTCTTATTTCTATAAGCCCCAAACCTCCAGTCTTTAATATGTGGCACAACACCAGGGTGCCCCCAAGGCCATCATGATGCCCTACAGACCAAACGGGGTGTTGGTGACCAGGAGGGGGCAGGAAGCACAAAGAGGGTAAAGCcaaagcaattattttgttttggaaacaaagaaatactTAACAGAAATCAGAATGAGGAAAGCTGCCCTGAGCttgttcagttttttattttcaagctcCTCTGGGCTCTTGGAACACCTTTTGGTACTTGAAATGCTGTGCTGATTACAGCTACCCCTTAGGTTATATCCTTGATccttaaagaaaaatctcatgTGACTGACAGATTGCTCTGAGAAAGAGGACCCCTTCTCACCTGCTCTTCAAAAGCAAGCAAGATAAACTAATCTGCACAGCCACATCTACAGAACATTCAATCAGATTTAAAGTCTCAGTTTCTATCAAACCCTTCTCCAATTCCCAGAGCCATTGTAAACCAGATGGGTCTGGCATTGCCATAAGCTCACACCCTCCAGGACAGGTATTCGCTCTCTGCTTCTACAGAGAAGTTTCTTCAACTCTATCCAAGTTCCGGACCAAGGCTTAACAGCAAATATACTGAAAGCAGTAAGCAATATTGTTTAGAATTCCTGTTTTCGCCCTAGATTCCCAGAGGAAACAACAAATTTGGAGGATCACCTGGCTGAATAACATAGTTGTCAATACAAATTTCTCCTAGTATATACATGGCATTTGGACTGAGCACTGACACAAATTCAGCTTTGCTAGAGGTGACAAATGACTGCAAAATCCTCATGTCCAACCTGCCCATTCCTGTTTTAACCTCCTGATGTCTTTTGTCACAGACAATCGAAAAGACTGCCATGGTctgttttgggggggggaagcATGAACCGCGGAGCTGAGCAGCTGTAGCAGGAGCCCAGGTGCGCAGAGGCGCTGCCGGCTGGGAGGGAAGCCGAGGGGATGCAGCGGCCCCGCAGCGCCGCGCAGCAGAGCGGCAGTGGCGCCCGCTGGCCGCTCGCAGCATTGCCGGCgcatccttcctcctccccgccCAGAGTCCTCCGAGGGACTGGCAGCCTCGAAGATTCACCCACACAAAATGCCTCTGCCGAGGAGCACGCCGGGGTACCACGGCACAAGAAGCCCAGGGGATCTGCGGGCACAGCCCATCCCACAGGGCTGCAGGTAGGACCACACAACCCAGGTCAAAAAGATCATCTCACATCCTTATCTTCTCTTTGTATTTCTACCCTGCCCAGGTGCAACCCACTGCAAATATAAATCCAAAAGGTAATTAATAACCTCCTCAGCAGGAATAGAAGTCATCTCAGATAAGATACCTGAGCCATCCTGGGATATGAACACAGTGAAACATATCTTCTGCACCTGTTAATGAATAGCCATTCATACTTCAGAGCAGTTGAGAAAGCTTCATCAGAAACCTGTACTTCAATTACGACCTCTGCATTAATGAAGAAAGCACAGACGTGTGCAGAGTCATGCCTCACCACATGGAAATGTGACCAAAGCACACTGAATCaagaataaaaagcaatatGCAGAACCACACTGTCCTGCCTGTGAGAGGAAGCAACATTCCTACAGGGCAGGGGCTGATCTCTCTGGTGAACAGTAAATAGGACCCAAAGGAATTAAGCAATTAAGCAAAGCAATTAAGCAAAGCAATTAAGTtctgtcaggggaggtttaagctggatattaggaaaggGGTCTTCACCCAGAGAGTGGTTGGGCACTGCAActggcttcccagggaagtggttacACCACTAAGCCAGTTGGGATATGAGGATATGCAGGTTGATATGAATAACACCAGATACCTCAATACATTAATTGACTTCGGTAAGGGAAATTTGAAGcaccaaattaaaaagaaaaactaagaGTTTGGAAAACAAGTTCAGGGTTACTGAAGTCAAACTCGTGAGCCACAGACTTTTTGCAACTTGGGAAAAAGTTCCTACTTAGGTCCAGCTTTGAATTAATCTTTTGAAGATGTCAGGCTCATTAATGAATTATTATTGCTGTGGCTTATCACTACTTATCACTTATCATTTACATGTAATCATGTAAAGCttaatttggaataaaaataagcaaCCCCTCTGCTACTTCCTTGCTattttttctccagcagaaaaATTTGTTTATAAATTTTGTTAATAACCAAAGTTGTTAAcaatacttttgttttctgaccTGTATTGTTTAGGGATGGGAGAGGCAGTCTTCAAAAAACCCCCAGATAAAACCAAACTGAAACTCACAAATCAGACCATAAAAGATGTTCCAGCATCTTGGCAGTTTAAATGTATTATTTGGAGGCAATAATTAActcaaaaagcagctttttcacCAAGATTGAATGTCCAAAGGATTGGCTCAACATGAAAATTTATTATTGTAAATAATAAATCAGTGTGGATTAGGTGACTCAAACATCTGGACACAAGAGCCTGCTACCAGACCAAGAGGGAGTGAGCCACCGGTAGCAAAGCATTCAGGTGGACCAACTCCGAGATCTGTACACAACAGAACACACCACAGGCTGTAGTGCAGTTATCTGTGGGTGGTGATGAAGAATTAGCAGAACCAGCCAGCAGAAGAGCACGAGTTGCTTTTACCATTCCAGCCAAGatgctctttttctctccaaCTTGCAGCACATGGCCCAGTCCCTTGAGGAAAttggaaaaggcagagagatGTGTTCTCTCTTCCCCCTTACATCTGCCCATTCCTCCACTCATGGAGCTCTACGCTATTCCTCAGGCACAGATAAGGACATACCAATATGAGCCAAGCTTCTTCAAGTTATTTAAGCTTTCCTCAGATTCACCTCAGCACATTCAAGCAACAAAATGTGCAATTAACTAGAAAGGAAAGTGTTTTTTAATGGCTTCACCAGTAACCAGGGCCACTCAAACTACTGGATAGCACTACTAGTGTCTCCATAGTTACACCTATAAATACAGAACTTTTGTTTAGCAACAAACTGTTCTTGAGCCAGATGAGGGAGAAGTGCATTAAGAAACAGATCCTGTGAGGTGGGACAATGTTTATCATGCAAATGCCCTCCCTTACACAACTGGCTGAGACGTAAAactccttctccctttcccacctCCCCTGGAAGGTACTGGGACTTTTGTAGGCATGACAGCATTCATCCCAGGCTCAGTTATGATTATGTGAGACAGCTGTCATGGCTTGGTCATAAAACATCAAAGACCCCTGAAACACCCCCATACCCAGTTTGGGCCTGGACTGCACATGATCCACAATGTTACATCAAACAGTGAAAACCCCACCCCCTTCAGGGGAGGAACCTGGGTATTCCCACCACACCTGAAAATGCTAACCCAGTGAACTTTTGTTTCAGGGGCTCCCCCACCTCCCACAGATCAAGACTGTGACCATCACCTCGACTAAGGGACACTGAAGTCACCCACAATCAAGTCTTGTCACTGGATCCgtgttttcatcttttcctatttttttccctttcctatACTTTTTTATCACTATTTGcttatgtatgtattttttatacttttgttATTTCTATAGCTAACCAAAACAGCTACACACTTCCATGCCACTGCAACCAAATTATTCTAAAACATATTTACCATCCCAATCCTACAGCCCATGGACGACTCCATGCTGAAGCAGGGCTACAtccaaaggaggctgtgacacTGTAGGAAGCCTACAGTGGAGCAGGCCCGTGGCAGGACCTGGGCCCTCAGAGAGGAGCCcaggagcccatgctggagcaggtttgctaGCAGGACTTGTGACACCATGAGGGACCCATCCTGGAGCAGAGGAACTGAGAGGAGCCCTCCCCTTGAGGAAGATGAAGCAGCAGAGTCAGCATGTGATGGACTCAGTCCCCATCCCTCATgcccctgtgcagctgctggggagggcaACAAAATCAAGAGTAAAGCTGAgcttgggaagaagggaggggtgaTTGGAATTaacatttggttttatttctcattatcctacttTGATACAACTGGTCATAAATTACATTGGTTTCGCCAAGTCAgatctgttttgcccatgacagtagctgcccttatctcaacccacagaccttttattctattttctctcccttgtccAGTAGAGGAAGGCAGTGatgggggagttttggggggcACCTGGCACTCACCATACATAACAGACaggattttctgcagaaaagacaaaaattattccACTCCATCATCACCCTTTTATTGATAAAAGGACAGATCTTGACAGTGGAGAAAAAAGGATGTTTCACAAGGAGAACAGGAAGTCGCTTCTACTGGTCTTTCAGTTCCTTCAGTCTTCTGATGGCAGATTTGACTGTCACTGCAGAGGTGGTACtggaggaagaagcagagtCATTTGCATGTGGCAGAACAACTGTGctggtgttttttatttttgagaaacCACTTATCATTTAATCTGACTGCGCTGTCAAACAGGGTCTAactctacttttatttttctgacaacAAAGCGTAGGCCTGAGTCCACAAAGCACATGGAACTTCACAGGCTACAACCCAACCCAAATCTCCCAGTCATGCACTGACCATGTGCACCAGCGTGTGGGCTCAGATCCCTCACGACTGCTACGCGTGGGGCAGGAGTCTCTTCTACAGAATTGTGGGGGAAGGAGCAAAGAAGGGGAGTAAGCAACAGCACCCTCACAATAAAGGTTATAATAATTCAATTCTTTGCTTTCACAACGAaagtaaaacatgaaaataacttttcttgGAATAAATCTGGCTTTGCCTATTGCAAAGAATAGCAGTCAAATTGACTTTGATCCACAGCAATCAAATTTTAACAGAACAGGCAACTTCCCCCATTACTATCTCAAGACAGATCTACTTAATGATTAGTagatcaaaatttaaaaaaagaaaaagaagataaaaagtCAAAAGCTGTATAATAACACAGCTGTGTGAGAATAAATGCTGACTggagcttttttatttccttacttGTAAGTCCAAGCACCACCAGCAACTGTCTTCATGCAGGATCCACAGTGCCAGATACCCACAGCCTTCCTCTTCATTTTGGTctggaacagaagaaaaaaggaaaaaataaaagtcattcTCCATCAGCTGAAAAAGCCAAACAAGAAACTTCAAGCAAGGCCTTCACAGCACTCCTATAAGCCAAGTTTAGAtaagaaaggaacagaaaatccTTTTACTCAAATTCTGCAGACACTTCTGAAAACACTTTTCCATTCAGATATGAACTGGGTCATTTCTGAAGGCATCATCAAAACTTCAGCTtattttgaaggagaaaaatagtAAGGAGCTACCTTGGTTATAACAACTGATATTCTCACCTGGTTTGGTGCTCACGCAACTCCACTGTTCCCAGGACTCCCTGGGCAAGCCCAGCTTGCCAATCCCAGACCCATTTCCAACAGCATCTAAAGAGTGAGTGGTGGGTACGGAATTCCCTCCCCCACACAGGTATCCGTCACTTTGCAGAGGAGACAATAAGTTTGCCCACACCTATGCCTAATTTAGGCACCTCTGCAGGCAAGACTATGAACATTCTCACTTCATATAAGAAAGGCAGtaagttaaaaacaaacaaaaacccaacaacaaatcaaagcaagaaaaaaacccataatgaaaatatttttaaatttccagttTAAAGATTCCTACTCTACAGATATCAATAAGAACATAAGATAACAACTGTGATGTTTTAAATCTGTCAGGTGTATTTTATTATGTAAAACATATAATATGGCAACATCACTCATTCTTTTGCATCATGAAATGTaataatgtttgttttcatttaactACTACTAAAGATACATGTGAAATGTCTACTCTCTTTTTCAAGAACTCCGATGGTAGCCCAAAGCTCACTACACACTAGTCCCTGCCTTGGAATTAGGCATGTTTCTCTTCAGTACAAAAATCACTGAAGCATCAAATCACCTTTCTAGCATCAGTAACAATgtgatttttaaacttttgggaggggaaggagatcTCTCACCTTGCCACAGAAGGAGCAGGTATACTTGGCATGCTGGCTGATTTCAATCTTCTTCACCATTTTCCTAAGGGACGCACCGTAACGGGTCCCATATTTACCCACGATCCCGACCTTCTTGGTGCGCTTGGCCTGTTGGGAGGCAAACCAGAATGAGCTGCAGCTCTACAAAGACAGCTTTCCCCTCACTGCTCCCCTCTCCCGACATGGCAGCTGAGTGCTGAGCACCCTACAGCcgggctgcagcctcccctgccgCTGGGAAAACTGAGTATTCCCAGCGTCAGGaaatgggtcaggctggaagggaccacagtggtcacctgttccaacctccctgctcaagcaggatcGGCCCGGAGCACATGGCACAGCGCTGCATCCAGACGGTTTCCGAGTATCGCCactgagggagactccacaccctctctgcGCAGCCTACCCAGTGCTCGCTCACTGCACAGCGAAGTTCTTCCCCGTGCTCAGGTGGGACTTCCTGTGCACGGGCTTCTGCCCGTTTGTCCTACGGCTTGGCACAACcgagaagagcctggctcctgcctctTGACACCCCCTTTAGATATTCGTACgctatttttactattttattattatatatttatatgagATCCCCTCTCAATCGCCTCTtctgaggctgaacaggcccaactccctcagcctgtGCTCATGAGAGCTGTTCCAGTCCTCCAACCGCTGCCCTCCCCCAGAGCATTACCGATGAAACGCCACCGGGCTGGCGCTGCTGCAGCCCCGCAGCTTCTGCCGGGACATTTCGGGCCGCCGAGACCGAGCAGAGCCTCGTCCGTTCCGGGGCTAACCGGCGGTGGCACGGAGCgctgcagcccctctgtcccccgCGCCCCGGCTGCCATTCCCCTCACCCAGGCCGCCTCCCCCCGGCCGCCCGAACCCGGCGAGCCGCTGTCGCAGCGCGGAGCCGGGGCCGGCTCGCTCGGTTACGCGGCgcacccccggccccggctccgcgCTGCCCCGGGCGCGCCCCGCGGGCTCAGCGCGGCGGTCCCGGTGCGGATGGCGGCGGATGGCGGCGGACGGGCCCGGCCTCACTCACCATCTTCCGCCGGCGCCGACGCAGAGAGGGAGCCGCAGTGCGCAGGCGCGGGCGGGCCGGCGCGGGTGGAAGTGACGCAGGAGCCCGGGCGGGCTCGGCGCGGCCGCTCAGGGGGCGTCTGCAGGCTCCGTCACTGGAGGCACTTCCGAACCGTCTGGATGCAGGCCCGTGTGCTCTgccatggccctgctggagcagggaggttggagcAGGTGAGCACCGCGggcccttccagcctgacccagcCTGTGGAACCCAGCGTGAGACCCGGGCGGTACTTGAGCGCCAGCACTGCCGCAGCTCAGATTCCTGGGTTTCCACCGAGGGAAGtcacagcagaaaaggagacCGGGTATTCCATTCACTCACCTGGTTTTTAAAGAGAATGAGCAGCAGGTAGATATcaaaaaagggacagaaaacgtgtccagaactgcagaaaaagtaaataataacATATACATAAATCAGCGAGGATGAATTCTTGCCATAAAACATACCAGCCCTAAACTATGACGTTTCAACAGTTTTGGCATCAGGTCAGGTTAAGGCAACTTCCTAATTTCCTTGGGGTTACCCAGTGCTGAAACCACCAGCTCCGAAAGACCTCGTGTGCTGCTTCAGAGGTGATTCCCAGCACCaaaacacagagggaaaaatacaCCAGTGCCACCGCTCTGCAATGCTTCTAAGGTGATTAGCAACCCATTAACCTCCATTAGGAAATGTAATCCAGTTAGCATGACAGCTTTTCCATGTGCAGAGCCAGCTACGGTtcatcccctcctgccaggagagGGCCGGAGCTTCCCAGTCCACCTAGAGAAACCATCCTCAGGTAATTTTCCTCCATACCCACCCTGGCTGCCTCGAGCAATGACAGCACTCTTCACTTGCAGTTTGTTTAGCTAAGAGGGAATCAAGGAATCGAGTGTACCAAGCCACTGTGTTACTTTCCCTGGCTGGGATCTGTACTTTAAGAGATGCTCATGGGCAGATGTCACATTCCTTCTTGGCTCTTGCTCTCAGGGTTTGAACACCGACATTTTTAATTCCCTCTTGTCATGCCAGGCTCCCCATTCCCTGATCATCCCTGCAAGCTCTTCTGGGAGCTGGTGGGCCAGAGCAATGTCTGAGATGAGGGCTCAGCAAGACTTTAGGCAATGGTATTTTTATCTCCCTCAGCTGAATCAAAATTTCATTTGATATATCCTACGAATATATCTGCCCTTTTCAGATCCTCATCACAATGATGACTCACAGGATACAGCTTTGATATCAACGtattagaaaatagaaaaaattgaTTTCCTTTGGCTGCCTAGTGATGATatggttaaaaaaatacaaattgtcAGCCAATGTATCCAGAGAATCTACTGCTATTCTCTGCTCTGTATCTACAGAGTTCAGGTTTGCTGTGACAGTACAGCACACGGTCATATCCATCATCTACCAGGgtcacaggcagctctggcaaCAACCAAACCCAGCTGCCCTGGCTaacagccattcccagcactgccaaagtAAACACACATTTCCAAGGGACTGAGAACATGAAGGACACAGGCCAGCACAGCCATGCCTTCATAGTCCACTCCCTTAAACTTTTCAGATCATTAAGCTAGCCAGCCTGGAGCACACAGAACCCTTAGTTGGGACTGCTCCAGCTTATTGTTGATATATTTTAAcctgttgttgctgttttagCATCCTTCTTGAAAACACACCTTTCTTCAACACAGGTGGGAGCACTGATGCAGGCTTACAAGCAGGCATCCAGCCACAGTAAGATGCTCTAAGATCCAGTAAGATGGgtccttccctttcctctacTGGTTTTAGATAATGCCAAAAAGATACAGCTCTATTTTCTTCAGCTGGCAGGTGCAAGATGCCCCAGGAGTGGTCCATGTTCCTGAGCCTGCTGTGGGTCTCACTGGCATCCTGCACGCTGCCTCAGAGAGGTTCTCGTCAGCAAGCCTTGGAGATCCTGTCTgagcctgctgccagctgccctgccaCCTCCTCACCATATTAATGATGGACTAATGGTGCCATTGGGATAAGGCCTGCAGTCCCTCCAGTCCCTTGAAGTAATCACTAACAGCACTTTGCTGCAAGGTTCTTCTCCCCTTTTTCATGTAGTAAAGGATAAAGTGGATCTCAGGTGTATTTGAAAAATCTCTAGCTGGGCAGCAAACCAGCTGAGATTTTATGGGTCCTAAGAAAGGGAAGGTTCACCTAGCATTCCTCtagcagggctgggatttaTCAACATAACAACAAGATGAATCAAGATAATAAGAAGCAGAATTCTCCAAGGGTACTTTCAGTGTATCTTAGAAAAGTACTGTTTTGAAATAGTTGCAGCTTTACAAAGAGAACTACTCCTATAGGAGACAACAATATAGGTACACAAATAATgccttttgcttcttttttttttagtcagcAGACAGCAACATTTCTCACCCCTTACTCAGAACAACCCACTTTGCAAGTAGAAAGATCACT
Encoded here:
- the RPL37A gene encoding 60S ribosomal protein L37a, producing LPSVETQESELRQCWRSSTARVSRWVPQAGSGWKGPRCSPAPTSLLQQGHGRAHGPASRRFGSASSDGACRRPLSGRAEPARAPASLPPAPARPRLRTAAPSLRRRRRKMAKRTKKVGIVGKYGTRYGASLRKMVKKIEISQHAKYTCSFCGKTKMKRKAVGIWHCGSCMKTVAGGAWTYNTTSAVTVKSAIRRLKELKDQ